One genomic segment of Bacillota bacterium includes these proteins:
- a CDS encoding ABC transporter ATP-binding protein/permease has product MKQFKTAYNIFKFTNKISKTFYLVIFAQAIIRTGKILIGVYGLKLIIDGLIANDYMISLQMILIVLGAELLLSLLEKKLVSVLEIKKVEIEQKVYQSINLKLMNIDYQHLEDPYYLDLSERSKYSIEHFNALDDLFSSFADIAYYLLVIFSMFAVLITFNPWILLIIFGTLVLYTINSKFSSKQNVLISQKLGPINRKFNYYQVIVSDVSSAKDFSIYPLSDLMFDKYNYFLKETNKVFINYFLKKGFHGCIFIIISVIQIVSIYSLVGFQSIALSLGISTFVFLVAAATKTSEALSGFIASIFRFQTSSQMLGPLVELMKLKESEELYKEGEVANVMNSLRFENVSFHYPNQENIVLNDISFTIDKGEKISIVGLNGAGKTTLVKLICRLYKPTSGTIYWNGIDIQKYQYNSYLSQIAAVFQDFKLFALTLFENIDMESNNREEVLRCINQAGLNDKIASLDDGIDTYLSKQYHEFGIEMSGGEMQKLAIARAFYKNSSLIILDEPTSALDPLAEAEIYEHFSELVANRTSIYISHRMSSCVFSDRIIILDEHKVQKIDTHKNLMKQKNSKYYELFNSQATYYQTSVNS; this is encoded by the coding sequence ATGAAACAATTCAAAACAGCATATAATATTTTCAAGTTTACCAATAAAATATCGAAAACATTTTATCTTGTGATTTTTGCACAAGCGATTATTAGAACAGGAAAAATATTGATTGGAGTATATGGTCTTAAATTAATCATTGATGGTTTAATTGCAAATGACTATATGATATCACTCCAGATGATATTAATCGTTTTAGGAGCCGAGTTACTGCTCAGTCTACTAGAAAAAAAGCTTGTTAGTGTACTGGAAATCAAAAAAGTTGAAATAGAGCAAAAAGTATATCAATCAATCAACCTCAAGCTAATGAACATTGATTACCAACATCTAGAAGACCCATATTACTTAGATCTTTCTGAACGCTCGAAATACTCTATAGAACACTTTAATGCACTGGATGATCTCTTTTCAAGTTTTGCCGATATTGCCTATTATTTGCTCGTTATTTTTTCCATGTTTGCAGTATTGATTACATTTAACCCATGGATATTATTGATTATTTTTGGCACTTTGGTGTTGTATACAATCAACTCGAAATTCTCATCAAAGCAAAATGTGTTAATATCCCAAAAATTAGGACCAATTAATCGCAAATTTAATTATTATCAAGTCATTGTATCAGATGTTTCAAGCGCCAAGGATTTTAGCATTTACCCGTTGTCAGATTTGATGTTTGATAAATACAATTATTTCTTAAAGGAAACAAATAAAGTATTTATAAACTACTTCTTGAAGAAGGGTTTTCATGGTTGTATATTCATAATTATTAGTGTTATTCAAATTGTTTCTATATATAGTTTAGTTGGATTTCAATCGATAGCTCTCAGCCTTGGTATAAGTACATTTGTTTTCTTAGTAGCAGCCGCAACTAAAACTTCGGAAGCTTTAAGTGGCTTTATAGCTAGTATATTTAGATTTCAAACATCATCTCAAATGCTGGGACCACTAGTAGAATTGATGAAATTGAAAGAATCTGAAGAACTTTATAAAGAAGGAGAAGTTGCTAATGTAATGAATTCATTGCGTTTTGAAAATGTATCATTTCATTATCCAAATCAAGAAAACATTGTTTTAAATGATATTTCATTTACAATTGATAAAGGTGAAAAGATAAGTATTGTTGGCTTGAATGGCGCGGGGAAAACAACATTGGTAAAGTTGATTTGTCGTTTATACAAACCAACTTCTGGTACAATCTACTGGAATGGTATAGATATCCAAAAGTATCAGTACAATTCATACTTAAGTCAAATTGCCGCTGTATTTCAAGATTTTAAATTGTTTGCTCTTACTTTATTTGAAAATATTGATATGGAATCGAATAACCGCGAAGAAGTATTACGTTGTATTAATCAAGCCGGTTTGAATGACAAAATTGCTAGTTTAGATGATGGCATTGACACATATCTTTCCAAACAATATCATGAGTTTGGAATCGAGATGTCCGGTGGGGAAATGCAAAAGTTAGCCATTGCAAGAGCGTTTTATAAAAACTCATCATTAATTATTCTAGATGAACCTACAAGTGCTCTAGATCCACTTGCTGAAGCTGAAATATATGAACACTTTAGTGAGCTAGTGGCAAATAGAACTTCTATATATATTTCACATCGTATGTCATCTTGTGTATTTAGTGACAGAATTATTATTCTTGATGAACATAAAGTACAAAAAATTGATACGCATAAGAATTTAATGAAACAAAAAAATTCAAAATACTATGAGTTATTTAATTCACAGGCAACATATTATCAAACAAGCGTTAATTCTTAA
- a CDS encoding ABC transporter ATP-binding protein/permease, with translation MKTKYSIWEVLKFHVRGIKQENSSFLFYIFILFALSKGILTIVTVLFPRYIIDAIVIQNTNNLFLWISIYGFSMLILMVVSTITQNIFSGNAMAIHNLQGGIFFKKYRHVSYRYLEDPTFQAKRSTALWAAIGNNDSGYEGTLRSVFALLPEILSVIGLIILLGLFRPLIVVVALVLSFLQYQFDLKGKKYKFENRDELRERERKAEYFFCTGHDFSYGKDIRINQIQKQFHANHQEKSNIYTRLFKKLNIIGFRFTIPGIFFITITNGLTYLLTANAYMSGEISIGQVSSTIWATLAITLGLQKMFTLLAKIKEDTSYTSEYMAFLESDEYFPKQVGTTIDLEKVSIELINVSFKYPNSEKYVLENINLKVSSGERLALVGTNGSGKTTLVKLLSGFYEPTKGTILINGVDLKTIDLNYYRNRLAVIFQEVLVYAASILENIVGLSKDTIEHEKAMNALKLVGLYDKIQSMPQKEHHELLKVIDPSGTELSGGEKQKLSIARALYKEDTSIIILDEPTASLDAIAEKEIYENFKTLINNRTAVIISHRLASTKFCDNVALLENGKLLEYGPHEELMNKENGIYKTMFITQGRYYQEGAEKHETIQNSI, from the coding sequence ATGAAAACAAAATATTCAATTTGGGAAGTATTAAAATTTCATGTAAGAGGAATTAAACAAGAAAATTCGAGTTTTTTATTTTATATTTTTATCTTGTTTGCTTTATCTAAAGGAATTTTAACAATTGTTACTGTATTATTTCCAAGATACATTATCGATGCGATTGTGATTCAAAACACAAACAATTTATTTTTGTGGATTTCTATATATGGATTTTCAATGCTTATTTTAATGGTAGTGTCAACAATAACACAAAACATTTTTAGTGGTAATGCTATGGCAATCCATAATTTACAAGGTGGAATATTTTTTAAAAAATATCGACATGTATCATATCGTTATTTAGAAGATCCGACATTTCAAGCAAAAAGATCAACTGCACTTTGGGCAGCAATTGGGAATAACGATAGTGGTTATGAGGGAACATTAAGAAGTGTATTTGCTTTGTTGCCAGAAATATTATCAGTAATTGGACTAATAATATTGTTAGGTCTGTTTCGTCCTTTAATTGTGGTAGTTGCTCTTGTGTTATCATTCCTACAATATCAGTTTGATCTAAAAGGTAAGAAATACAAATTTGAGAATCGAGATGAACTTCGTGAAAGGGAGCGAAAAGCAGAGTACTTTTTTTGCACAGGACACGATTTTTCTTATGGAAAAGACATAAGAATCAACCAAATTCAAAAACAGTTTCATGCAAATCATCAAGAGAAGTCTAATATATATACAAGATTATTTAAAAAGCTCAATATTATTGGATTTAGGTTTACAATTCCAGGAATATTCTTTATCACAATAACCAACGGATTAACGTATTTGCTAACTGCAAATGCATATATGAGTGGGGAAATTTCAATTGGGCAAGTTTCATCAACGATATGGGCAACGCTTGCTATTACTTTAGGATTACAAAAAATGTTTACGTTATTGGCAAAAATTAAAGAGGATACAAGTTATACAAGTGAATATATGGCATTTCTTGAAAGTGATGAGTACTTTCCCAAACAAGTTGGAACTACGATTGATCTAGAAAAAGTTTCTATAGAATTAATCAATGTTAGTTTTAAGTATCCAAATTCTGAAAAGTATGTTCTTGAGAATATAAACTTAAAAGTAAGTTCTGGTGAGCGGTTAGCTTTAGTAGGTACAAATGGTTCTGGGAAGACCACATTAGTGAAATTGCTTAGTGGCTTTTATGAGCCAACAAAAGGAACTATTTTGATTAATGGTGTTGATTTAAAAACAATTGATTTAAACTATTATCGCAATAGATTGGCCGTTATATTTCAAGAGGTTTTAGTATATGCGGCATCCATTCTTGAAAACATTGTTGGATTAAGTAAGGACACTATAGAACACGAGAAGGCTATGAATGCATTAAAACTTGTAGGGCTATATGATAAGATTCAATCCATGCCACAGAAAGAACACCATGAATTACTAAAAGTCATTGATCCTAGTGGAACTGAATTAAGTGGTGGAGAAAAACAAAAATTATCGATTGCAAGAGCTTTATATAAAGAAGATACTTCAATTATAATTCTTGATGAACCAACAGCTTCACTGGATGCAATTGCTGAAAAAGAAATATACGAGAATTTTAAAACCCTGATAAACAATCGAACAGCAGTGATTATATCTCACCGTTTAGCGTCCACTAAATTTTGTGATAATGTTGCTTTGTTAGAGAATGGTAAGCTTCTTGAATATGGACCCCATGAAGAACTAATGAATAAAGAAAATGGGATATACAAAACAATGTTCATAACGCAAGGTAGATATTATCAAGAAGGAGCTGAAAAACATGAAACAATTCAAAACAGCATATAA